From the Vibrio ziniensis genome, the window GCTGCAATCGAGGATTTCAACAAAGATCTTCAATCCGTAGACAAACCGCAGAAGGAACAAGCTAATGGCTAAACAGACCGAAAGTATGAACGACATTAACCAACAGGTTTTTGATCTGTTGGAGCTTGCTAAAAAGGAAGATTGGGACGAGCAAACCATTGCCGATAATCTAGCGGGTATCGAATGCAGCATAGACGACAAGCTTATGGCTTATCGTCGCTACATGGATAAGCTTGAAACAGAAGCTAAGATTGCTGACGCTGAGAAGAAAGTTTACTCAGACCAAGCCAAGCCTTACGGTGACCGCGCGAAAAGCCTCAAAGATGAGCGTAGCCGCTTAACTTACCCACTGCTCAATCTATTCAACATACTAAAAGTTGAGAAAATGAAAGGTGCGTACGGCACGTTCTTCATCAAGAACAATCCATCAAAACTGCGCTACAAAGAAGGTGAACTTCCAGAGCGTTTTCTACAACGTGAAGTCCGATTCGTACCCGATGAAGATGCTATCAAAGCTGCTCTCGACTCAGGCGAAGAATTAGATTTCGCTTGGTACGAATCGCAGCCGCAACAAGTAGTTCTGAGAAAATAACCTTATGAAAGTTAGCGAACTCAAAATTGAGGCTCATTTAATTGAGCCTTTTCTTGGCTATCTCAGGTCTAACAATTATGTGGTGGTGAAATCTATCAACGCAAATCAGCGCTATTGGATAAACCATGCAAACACACCCGATACGAGCCACATATCTGAAACAGATTATTGGGGAAGTTTAATCGTCCCTTTAGAACTCCATCCCTCTGCTTTGGGGTTCTTATGCTCTGGCAATACAAACTAAGTCTACTCACTTGTTTTGTTGCTTGGCTATGGCTCGTTATTAATCAGAAAAATTGATAGCAATTTGGGCGTTGCCGGTCGCTGCAGCAATAACGTTTTGATACCAAAACTCGCAAATAATCACGACCAGGAAGCGCCTATTTGATACCACCGGAATACTCATGACCCAAACCTACGAACAAGACATACATAACCGTTTAATGGAAATAGTCGTAAACACTTGCAACAAGATCGGCTGTGATAAGTGCTCACTAAAATGGGACGGCGGCTGTAGTGCTACCGAATTAGAAAGCAAAATCTACGAAATTGAACGTCAAAAAGAACATGCTTGAGGTTAGTAATGGCTTTTACTGTTAGACCTACCGAAGAAGATGAGAAAGCAATTGAAGTGGCAAAACGCCACGTTAAAGCGAATAAAAAGGGCGAGATACTACTAGAGTGCGCCCGCCTAGTCCCCGAACTCAAACATCAAATCTCTGAACTAAAGAGCGAAATTTACCGCTTAGAAAAAATCGAACGTGGCGCTCAAAGCTTCAAACAATCCATTCGACAATTCATTAAATCATAGGGAGGTGAATTATGAACACAGGTAACCAGATGATCACAAACACAGGCACTACAATTGAACCCTTAACTATAACAACCAGAGAAGTCCTAGAAACAACTGGGTTCAGTCGCTCAACACTTACTCGCCAAGAAGCCAATAACGGCTTCCCTAAAGCTACTGTGGCGCGTGGTATGTATTCGAGGAAAGCTGTTTATGATTGGCTTAGAGAGAATGGGTTAATGTAATTGAACAATAACCACAGAAGGTAGTGTACTAAGTATTGAGATTAACCTCTTAGTACACTTCATCTATTTTTTTGCCAAACTACGTTTGTTGTAAATTACACGCGTCCTAAATCAGTATTAAACTGTTTGTTATGTAAATTAAACCCCTGAAACCTGTTTTATGAAACTAGCTACAACTTCTTGCAGTTTTTTCTGGGCAGCCCATTGCTCATCATATGCTACAAATGTTGATAGCTCATTCTCTTCCCAAGCTTCTTCAATTTTCTTTTGAGTCGTTTGATAATCTTCAATAGCCGAAATCAACTCTGGACTTAAAAGTGGCTTGTAAACATACAAAGAGTCGGACAGTACTTCTTTGAAGTGAGCATGAATTTCACCAGAACCATCAGTATTCACATAGTTGGGGATACCCTGCTCTTGATTGAAATGACTATCAGCAAGTTTGCCCGTCATTTCAACTGAATCGGAAATGGCTTTTGATAGTTTAAGCAAACTATCTTTATTAATTTCCCAAAGTCGATCTTTTCGTTGCTTTCTTACTGAGTCAAAGTGAATAGCGGTAGCCATTAGAGTTGCTGCTGCAATGACCACGTTAACACTAAACCCATGGTCAAAATCAAACGAGAAATCAAACACTAAATACCAAATCGTTGCCATAAACCCGCAAAGCAAGCCTAAAACAAAATTAACCATTAACACTCCAAACTTCAATTATTGCACATGACTCCGGTTTAAGTGGTTAGCAACGCCACCACAAAATTCAACTATTACACCGTAAACACACAAGTCAAATCAGTCCAAAACAGCCAAGCGATGCGAATCCGTCTTAAAGCGTTTGTTAGGCTAATTATTCACCGCATTTTCTTTCTGTAATTCTAAAACCTTACTCCTTCCCTTGCTACTCAACTTAACAAGTGTTTCATGAAAGCTATTGATTTTCAGTAAACCTTTCTCTTCCAATGCACGGCATACCTCTAAGATTTCCAACTTAGTAAATGGTGCTGAACTGTAGTCTATGTTACGAATATCAGCCCATTCATCAGCAACTTCACCTAACTTATAGATTAGGCACAACTCTAACTCTGAAAGGTTTTTGCTGCGTACCTTTTGAGCTTTATCAGAAACAAAGCTTAATATTGCGTTTTTGAAGTAGCTCAAACCCCAAAATATTTGTAAGCAACCGCAAAACACAGTCACGCCAAGAACAACAGTTGCCCATACCTTTGGTAACGGCTCTAAAATATTCGGAAATATCGTTGGGAGCATTAGTAGAGCTAAACCAGTTATACAGCACGCCCCTGTAAGTGTTTTAGAAACCGTCACATTCTTGAATATTTCAGAAATCCAGTTCACTCGATACCTCTTATTTGCACCATTAGTCTAATGCCAAGCGTTGGGAATCACTCTTAAATGCTTTGTTAGCATCACATTTGTGCACAATAGCTATTGAAAGTTAACCCATTATTTCTTCTATTCTGCGGATAGTCGTAACCTAGATCACTAATACCGTCATGGTCTCGAGCTGTTGGTATGATGTTTTCGTATACCAATCTTAAGTAGGTTGGGTCTTTGTGCAGCCAAAAGTATTGTCCAGAAAAAACTCGGTTTTCATAAATTTTAAGAGCGTCGAGGTATAGAGGGAACAATACTTCCATTGGTTTTCTCGCAATAAAATTAACCACCTCATCACCATAACCACTATTTACAGTTTGGTTGCACCAATATTGGTAGCTATACCTATTTTTTTTCTCTTCATCAGAAAACTTCGAGTTATCAAAATTTTCATGGAATAGTAGAACTCTGCAAACTTCTAAAAATGTAGCGAAATCATCTTGATTTTCAACTTCAGATCCAATGTCATAGTGGAATACGTCAGCATATAACCGAGCGAATCTCTTCAGATTTTTTAGCCCCAGTTTATGGTTGTATATCTCATCAAGTAATGAAGGGAATACTGAGTAAGCTTTTGTCAACACCTTAGCAACAGGAACCTGTGACTTAAGACCATTTTGATGTGGTAAAAATTCGATTGTTTTTGTTGAATCATTTCGGTCAATCTTTGAAATAACATCCCAAAACAAAGGTTTTGAAATATAGATATTTTCAGTTTTCAGATCAACTGCGTACGCAACAACATGACTCTTAAAACTAAGTTGCGCCCAATAGTTTAGTGTACTTTGTTTAATGCCAGATATTGTTGGCGCTGAGTCGCGCTTACGGATTAGAAGTTTTTCAGAAGCTTTAACTTGTGCCTTGATATAATTCCCGACTACTTTTCCATCCTCTACAAATTCGATTTCAAAGTCGATACCGTAATCATTTTCAGTAACATTACGGAAAATGCCAATATCTCGAAGATTATAAAGAAGAATAGCATATGAATCTGATTCAGCTTTATGTTGCTTTATTTGATTTGGTAAATCCATAGTATCCTCATATAGTGCTAACGCTGCATTAAGGTGTGAGCAACGCAATACCGACTCCTCCACATGCCATCTTAATCACTTAAACCAACGCACAGTAAAAAACGTCAGGTATTGCGAATCCGTCTTATCGTGTTTGTTAGGCATTTGGTACCAAAATGTAAGATTTGGGACTTTGTGTCATGTTAACTAGAGCAATACCATGTTTTAAAAACATATCTTTGTCTTCTTGCGTAAGCTCGCAACGTACCCCACTATAAGCCCTTATCAATTTTAGCTCGTTCGAAAAAGGCATAAAGAGCAAGTCATTGTCTTTTTCTATTTTATTAGACCGAAGATCTAGAGACACTCGATATTCACGCTCATAACGCCAACTTTTGTATTTACACAATGTTACATTAGGAATCTGTTCTTTCCACCGAGCACTATTCCGAGAAATATAGATTGGTGAATCAACATATTTTACTTTTTGTAAGTACTTTCTCGGAATTTCGAACTCAAAGCAAAGACCACTATGATTTTCAGCGTAATGTGCCCACTGAACTGGGTCTCCTAACTTTTTACTGAAGCACAAGAAGCCGAGAATGCCGTGAAAATGACGTCGAAATGCTTCAATATCACTGTTAGAAGTGTCGGCTACATTTGGGAAAAATTCATATGGGTCATTAAGATTCTCCAATGTCGCTATTTTGAGCCTCGATTTTTGCAAGTTTTCTAATGCATATCGCTTTGCCATAAAATGATACACTTTCATGCTATCTCCATTTGAAGCATAACGCTAAATTAGGTGGCTACAACCGCTCCCTAAAACTCAAACTAACCACCATAAACACATAGAACTGAAGCCGCCACACATTTGCAGGCCGTCTTAAGCGCCTTATTATCTTAATGATTTTCGACCAAACCTTTCATAATCATGAACTATAGCTTCAAACAACTTTGACTTAACCACTTTATCTTGATTATCAATAACATATTTATCTATTTTAGCTAATTGTTCCTCTGGTATTTTCTCATATACATCTAAAACTTTATTGGCTGCATCCAAGATATAACCATCAAAGCCATCAGGAAATACATATTGTCTTGGATATATAGTTCCACCACTAATAGCCACTCGACTAGATCTCATCTCTTTAGATTGCTTAGACTTTATTACACCGATGACGATGAAAGAAGGTAGTTTTGTGTATATATACGTGCCTTGAGAATTACCTACAATATCCATAGCTATGGTGCGTAGAAAATAGCGGTTTATGTTGGTTGGAAGATTTTCAAACGATGTAGACTCAATAACATCAAGAGGATAAATATGCTGCTCAAACTCATTAAGATTAGATACTTTACCTAGTAGAAAATCAGCAAGCCCTCTCTCCACTTTAACTAAAGAATCCAAATACTCTTTAGAGTGCGCCACGTCATTATTCTTGCTACAAATATATGTCAAAGTTCGCCATGATAACGATGCTGTAAACTTAGACAGCCAACTTCCATAAGAAGAGACTAAGCTAGTATCTTTGATGTAGGGGTAAAATATTTTAAGGGAGAATAAGCGCTCCCATGTCGAAAACAAATCTTCGCAAGAGCCACATAACCAGTATTCTTTAGCTATATCTTGCTGTCGTTTACTTACCTGATTTCCTTCTCTGAAATACCCTGTAATAGATGTTTTCTTTGCCCATTTCCCTATAAATTTAGGAATAAAGTGACTCAACTCGAGCTGTGTTTCTTTTTGGCACAATTTACAAACACCATGCATGCTCTTCCTCCATTAAATAACACCATATTAAGGCGTGAGCAACGCAATACCAAAACCTCGGCATACCACCTTAAACAATAAAACAAACGCATAGAGAAAATTCCACGCGTTACGAATCAATCTTAAACAGTTTGCTATGTTAATTTTTTAAGTATGTCTAGATGTTTAGACTCTATATCACATTCGTCGTATAACTCGTCAAACATTCCAGAAAATCTACAATTTAAGTCTAAATACTTATCCGTTAGTAAAAAGCGATCTTTTATACGATAGAAGTACTCCTCGAGGTAGGTTCGAGATAAAATCTTTCTATACATTTTTTCCTTAAACTCTAGAAAACTATAAGCAGTACCTATGCAAGTATAAAAATGCTCTCGATAATTATTTATTGCCCTTCTATTTAAATCGTCTTCGTCTGAAGAAGAAATTAGGTATTTCTTAAAGCCGCTATAGAACACATCGCCTGCATCTAATACTGTCATTTTGGTGTTCGTCATCGGGAGAAGTAGATTTACTTCTTCCTCAATTTGTTTAGGGCTACATCCTAAAGTGGCAAAATCAATTATCTTTTTATTGCACTCAATTAGTTTTCTTTCTGTAATTTTGTTATCAAAGCCTAGCATTAGATAGTACGGACATTTCTTTAGGAGAGTTGTTTGCTTATAAAAATTAACCCCAAAGCAACAAGAAAACACAACGACTAATC encodes:
- a CDS encoding siphovirus Gp157 family protein codes for the protein MAKQTESMNDINQQVFDLLELAKKEDWDEQTIADNLAGIECSIDDKLMAYRRYMDKLETEAKIADAEKKVYSDQAKPYGDRAKSLKDERSRLTYPLLNLFNILKVEKMKGAYGTFFIKNNPSKLRYKEGELPERFLQREVRFVPDEDAIKAALDSGEELDFAWYESQPQQVVLRK
- a CDS encoding helix-turn-helix transcriptional regulator; the encoded protein is MNTGNQMITNTGTTIEPLTITTREVLETTGFSRSTLTRQEANNGFPKATVARGMYSRKAVYDWLRENGLM
- a CDS encoding DUF4365 domain-containing protein, with protein sequence MDLPNQIKQHKAESDSYAILLYNLRDIGIFRNVTENDYGIDFEIEFVEDGKVVGNYIKAQVKASEKLLIRKRDSAPTISGIKQSTLNYWAQLSFKSHVVAYAVDLKTENIYISKPLFWDVISKIDRNDSTKTIEFLPHQNGLKSQVPVAKVLTKAYSVFPSLLDEIYNHKLGLKNLKRFARLYADVFHYDIGSEVENQDDFATFLEVCRVLLFHENFDNSKFSDEEKKNRYSYQYWCNQTVNSGYGDEVVNFIARKPMEVLFPLYLDALKIYENRVFSGQYFWLHKDPTYLRLVYENIIPTARDHDGISDLGYDYPQNRRNNGLTFNSYCAQM
- a CDS encoding DUF2971 domain-containing protein, coding for MKVYHFMAKRYALENLQKSRLKIATLENLNDPYEFFPNVADTSNSDIEAFRRHFHGILGFLCFSKKLGDPVQWAHYAENHSGLCFEFEIPRKYLQKVKYVDSPIYISRNSARWKEQIPNVTLCKYKSWRYEREYRVSLDLRSNKIEKDNDLLFMPFSNELKLIRAYSGVRCELTQEDKDMFLKHGIALVNMTQSPKSYILVPNA